One window from the genome of Magnolia sinica isolate HGM2019 chromosome 4, MsV1, whole genome shotgun sequence encodes:
- the LOC131242753 gene encoding fructokinase-like 1, chloroplastic gives MALVHLSSLHSQVSFFLPIRPFNLHHSRGNQASISAVDGANGAPPPTIPKRRGRPKSKTTLSSPSQKKTSRSRKKPEPESEKITDVEEEDEDFDDGMDFPYEYPPLICCFGAAQREFIQTVRISDRQMDPDKYSTWKGLQWSPPEFVRAPGGPPSNVAISHVRLGGRAAFMGKVGDDEFGNELVYAMNSEKVQTRAVKIDPTVKTAISYLRIGFDGGKMKAETVKECAEDSMAREDVNMAVLKEARIFHFNSEVLTSPSMHSALFRAISLSKKFGGLIFFDLNLPLPLWKSRDETREVIKKAWNEANIIEVTRQELEFLLDEDYYEMRRNYTPQYYAESFDQMKRRRDYYHYGREEISSLWHDGLKILFVTDGTLRIHYYTPLFDGAVVGTEDVLITPFTCDRTGSGDAVVAGILRKLTTHPEMYENQDVLERQVRFAIAAGIISQWTIGAVRGFPTESAAQNLKEQVYVPSMW, from the exons ATGGCTCTCGTCCATCTCTCCTCCCTCCATTCCCAAGTCTCGTTCTTCCTTCCAATCCGACCGTTCAATCTCCATCACTCGCGAGGAAATCAAGCTTCCATCTCAGCCGTCGATGGCGCGAACGGAGCGCCACCACCGACAATACCCAAACGCAGGGGCCGACCGAAGTCAAAGACAACACTCTCATCTccttcccaaaagaaaaccagcCGCTCGAGGAAAAAACCAGAGCCCGAGAGCGAAAAAATCACAGACGTTGAAGAAGAAGACGAGGATTTCGACGACGGGATGGATTTCCCCTACGAATATCCGCCGTTGATCTGCTGCTTCGGTGCCGCGCAGCGGGAGTTCATACAGACGGTCAGGATCTCGGATCGCCAGATGGATCCGGACAAGTACTCGACGTGGAAGGGGCTCCAGTGGAGCCCGCCCGAGTTCGTCCGCgccccaggtgggccaccatcgaaCGTTGCGATCTCGCACGTCCGGCTCGGCGGGCGGGCCGCCTTCATGGGGAAGGTCGGGGACGATGAGTTTGGCAACGAGCTGGTTTACGCGATGAATTCGGAGAAGGTGCAGACGCGGGCCGTGAAGATCGATCCGACGGTGAAGACTGCGATCTCGTATCTGAGGATCGGATTTGATGGTGGGAAGATGAAAGCAGAGACGGTGAAGGAGTGCGCGGAGGATTCGATGGCGAGGGAGGATGTGAATATGGCTGTCCTGAAAGAG GCTAGGATCTTCCACTTCAATTCAGAAGTCCTCACATCTCCATCTATGCACTCTGCCCTCTTTAGAGCTATATCACTGTCGAAGAAATTCGGGGGGCTCATATTTTTCGACTTGAATTTGCCTTTGCCGCTGTGGAAATCTCGGGATGAGACAAGGGAGGTGATCAAGAAAGCCTGGAACGAGGCAAACATCATTGAGGTAACAAGGCAAGAACTAGAATTCCTTTTAGATGAGGATTACTATGAGATGAGGAGGAATTACACACCTCAGTACTACGCAGAGTCCTTCGATCAAATGAAGAGGCGGCGTGACTACTACCATTATGGTCGGGAAGAGATTTCATCACTGTGGCACGACGGGTTGAAGATCTTGTTTGTGACAGATGGGACGCTTCGCATTCATTATTACACCCCTTTGTTCGATGGGGCAGTGGTTGGAACAGAAGATGTGCTTATCACCCCATTTACATGTGATAGAACTGGTTCAGGTGATGCTGTTGTGGCAGGTATTTTGAGGAAGCTGACAACACATCCTGAGATGTATGAAAATCAAGATGTATTGGAGAGGCAGGTTCGGTTTGCAATAGCAGCGGGCATCATATCACAGTGGACCATCGGTGCAGTAAGAGGTTTTCCGACAGAGAGCGCAGCCCAGAATTTGAAAGAGCAGGTTTACGTACCTTCGATGTGGTGA